TTTGTGTCGTCACTGACAGTCTGATTCAGATGGGTTATTTTGTTGCATGATGGCAAGCCGGAACAGAAAAAAACCTGATTCTTAAACGATATTTTTCAAAAAAATCTGTCCCCAGACAGTTCCTGCTTTTAGGGCTTGCTGGGGGCTTTTTTTCCTGCTAAAATAAACACATGACACGTTATAAAGCTATTATTTCCTATGATGGTTATGACTTTGCTGGTTTTCAGCGACAGCCTCATGCCAGAAGTGTTCAGGAAGAGATTGAAAAGACCCTGACCCGTATCAATAAAGGCCAGCCTGTGGTGATTCATGGAGCGGGCCGGACCGACAGCGGTGTCCATGCTCTGGGCCAGGTGCTGCATTTTGATTTACCAGAAGAGCGGGATGAAGAGAAATTGCGTTTTGCCTTGGATACCCAGACGCCGGAAGATATTGATTTTATTAGTGTGGAGCAGGTGTCGAACGATTTTCATTCTCGCTACAATAAGCACAGCAAGACCTATGAATTCTTGGTGGACATCGGCCGGCCCAAAAATCCTATGATGCGCCATTATGCTACGCATTATCCTTATCCTTTGGAGCTGCGTCTGATAGAAGAAGCGATTGCTCAGCTAGAGGGGACGCATGATTTTACAGGCTTTACGGCTTCAGGGACCAGTGTGGAAGACAAGGTTCGGACTATTACCGAGGCTAAAGTTCGCTATGATGCAGAGCGGAATTTTCTGGTCTTTACTTTTTCGGGTAATGGCTTTCTCTATAAGCAGATCCGTAATATGGTAGGGACGCTGCTCAAGATTGGCAATAAGCGCATGCCGGTGGAGCAGATTCAGAGGATTTTAGCGGAGAAAGACCGCCATCTGGCAGGACCAACAGCCGGTCCAAACGGCCTTTATCTAAAGGAGATTCGTTATGAAGAATAAGTTGATTTTAGCCCTTTCGGGCAATGATATTTTCAGCGGCGGTGGGCTGCACGCTGATTTGGCTACCTATACGGTCAATGGCCTGCATGGTTTCGTAGCTGTGACTTGCCTGACGGCTATGACTGACAAGGGGTTTGAGGTCATCCCAGTTGAGGAAGAGGTTTTTACCCAGCAGTTAGCCAGTCTCAAGGCTGTTCCTTTTTCTGCTATTAAGATAGGACTTTTACCCAATCTGGAAATAGCAGAGCAGGCTTTGGCTTTTGTCAAGCAGCATGCTGATATACCAGTAGTGCTGGATCCTGTTCTGGTCTGCAAGGAAAATCATGACTTGGAAGTTAGTGCGCTGAGAGAAGAAATCATCAAGTTTTTCCCTTATGTCAGCATCATCACGCCAAATCTGGCAGAAGCTCAGCTATTGACCCAAAAAGAAATCAAAACTCTAGAGGATATGCAGGCTGCAGCCAAGGAGCTCTATGATTTGGGAGCCAAGCATGTGGTGGTTAAGAGCGGCAATCGCTTAAGCAAGGAGCGGGCGGTGGATGTTTACTATGACGGTCGAGATTTTGAGGTCATGGAATCGCCAGTGCTGGCCAGCAACAATACCGGAGCGGGCTGCACATTTGCTTCCAGCATTGCCAGTCAGCTGCTTCTGGGTAAGTCTCCGCTTGCAGCAGTTCAATTGTCTAAAGATTTTGTTTACAGAGCGATTCAGCGCTCAGATCAATATGGGGTAGTTCAGTATGAGAAATAATCAAGTTAAAAAATTAGTTATCTTAGCTTTCATCACAGCACTGTCTGTGGTTTTGGGGAATTTTGTGAAAATCCCAACGGCGACAGGCTTTTTGACATTGTTGGATGTAGGGATTTATTTTACAGCTTTCTACTTTGGGCGCAAGGAAGCTGCTATTGTGGGAGGACTGACAGGCTTTTTGATTGATATGATTGCCGGCTATCCTCAGTGGATGATTTTCAGCCTTATTTGCCACGGACTTCAGGGTTTCTTTGCTGGCTTTGAGGGCAAGAAACGATATTTGGGGCTGATTTTGGCCGCGGTGGCTATGGTCGGTGGCTACGCCCTCTTTGACAGTATCATGAATGGTGTCGGAGCAGGCCTGGCTGGAATCTTAGGCAATTTTATGCAGAATGCATTTGGTTTAGCAGTCGGTTTTGCCCTTTACAAAGCTTTCCCGGAGAGTTTGAAAAAGACAGTCACAGTGAAATAAGTGAGGTGGGACATGGACTTAGCTAAGATTGGAGCAGAAACTCGTCAGATTGTTCTAGATGTTTTGGACAAGGCTGCCTTGGTCGAGGGAGATATTTTTGTTCTGGGTCTATCCTCTAGTGAGGTTGTCGGAGGCCATATCGGTCAGAGTTCCAGTCTGGAAGTAGGACAGATCATTGTCAAAACCATACTGGATATCTTAGAAGAGAAAGGTATCTTTTTAGCGGTCCAGGGATGTGAGCATCTCAATCGCGCCCTCGTAGTCGAAAGAGCCTTGGCAAACAAGAAGGGTTTGGAAATTGTCAATGTTCTGCCTACTCTTCATGCTGGAGGCAGCGGTCAGCTAGCAGCTTTCCAATACATGAAGGATCCTGTCGAGGTGGAGTTTATCGTTGCTCAGGCGGGGCTGGACATTGGAGATACTGCTATCGGCATGCATGTCAAGCACGTGCAGATTCCTATCCGACCGATTCTCAAGGAATTGGGAGCTGCCCATGTCACAGCTTTAGCCAGCCGTCCCAAGCTGATTGGCGGCGCTAGAGCGGCCTATACAGAGGATAAAATCAGGAAGGGATAAAAGGAAAAATAATTTTGAAAAAAACTCTAATTATGCTATAATGGGTTGTATTCAATAAATTTTAAGGAGAAATGACAGAATGTCTGTATCATTTGAAAACAAAGAAACAAATCGCGGCCTTTTGACTTTTAGCATCAGTCAAGAGAAAATCAAGCCTGCCTTGGACCGTGTATTTAACTCAGTAAAAAAAGATATTGCTGTACCAGGTTTCCGTAAAGGTCGCCTTCCACGTGCTATCTTCAACCAACGTTTTGGTGAAGAAGCCCTCTACCAAGATGCTTTGAACGCTCTTCTTCCAGAAGCATACGAAGCTGCTGTCAAAGAAGTGGGTATTGAAGTAGTTGCTCAGCCTCAGTTTGATGTAGAGTCTATGGAAAAAGGTCAAGACTGGGTCATCAAAGCTGAAGTAGTCACTAAGCCAGAAGTTAAACTGGGTGCTTACAAAGACTTGGAAGTAACTGTTGAAGCTAGCAAAGAAGTGACTGACGCTGAAGTAGATGAGCGCATTGAGCGTGAGCGTAACAACTTGGCTGAGTTGGTTCTCAAAGAAGGTCCAGCAGCTGACGGTGATACAGTTGTGATTGACTTTGTTGGTTCTGTTGACGGCGTTGAATTTGACGGCGGCAAGGGTGACAACTTCTCACTTGGACTGGGCAGCGGTCAATTCATCCCAGGATTTGAAGAGCAGTTGGTTGGCCACAGTGCAGGTGAAACAGTGGACGTTGTCGTAACCTTCCCAGAAGACTACCAAGCAGAAGACTTGGCAGGCAAGGAAGCTAAGTTTGTGACAACTATTCATGAAGTTAAAGAAAAAGAAGTTCCAGCATTGGACGATGAACTTGCAAAAGATATCGACGAAGAAGTGGAAACACTTGACGAGCTGAAAGAAAAGTACCGCAAAGAATTGTCAGAAGCTAAGGAAACAGCTTATAACGATGCGGTAGAAGCAGCAGCTATTGATAAAGCAGTAGCAAACGCTGAAATCGTTGACTTGCCAGCAGAAATGGTCCACGAAGAAGTACACCGCGCTGTTAATGAATTCTTGGGCAATATGCAACGCCAAGGAATCTCACCTGACATGTACTTCCAAATCACTGGTACAACTCAGGAAGACCTACACAAACAATACGAAGCAGATGCTGAGTCACGCACTAAGACAAACCTTGTCGTAGAAGCAGTTGCTAAGGCAGAAGGTTTTGAAGCTAGCGCAGAAGAAATCGAAGCAGAAGTAACTTCATTGGCTACAGACTACAACATGGAAGTAGAACGTGTTCGTCAATTGCTGTCAGAAGACATGCTGAAACACGACATTGCTATCAAGAAAGCTGTTGAAGTGATTACAAGTACTGCAAAAGTGAAATAAAGATGAAAGAGGCAAGATATGATTCTTGCCTCTTTTTTTTATAAAACAAGAGTTGATTCTGCTATAATAATAGTATAGCTAAAAGGAAATCCTGCTCTGTCGCTAGTCCATAGAACTCGTGAAGGAGGTCGAGCATGAAAAGCAGTAAAAAATCTTATCTGAAGCTAAGCTTGCTTCTTCTCTTTTTTATTTTCTATTGGCTAATAGTCAATCTTTTATTTCATAATGCAGCGTTTTTTTGGCTCCTTTTATTAGCTGGTATGGCCCTGGCTGTAATTGCTAAGAGCTACTACAAACTTTCAAAAAGGGACTGGATAACAGCTATTATTCTGGGATTTTTGGCGGTTTTTTCGAATCCTATTTTTGCTGCTTTGACTGTCCTGACTTATCTGGCTAGCAGTCTTTTATTGAAGGAAAAGGAAAAATTCAGAACCCTTTTAAGACTCAATAGTCCGAAACAAGCAGCTCTTGCTTTGATTTTGGGGCTTCTTGTGGGCTTTGTGCTGGGGTTTTTCAATCTCGCTTTGGCACAAGAGCCTATCAGTCTACCAGGCTCTTTTCCTATTCAGGCTGTCCTAGATGCTCTCCGCGCAGGTGTATTTGAAGAAGTATCTTTTAGATTATTTTTCTTTGCTATTATCATTTACCTGACTAAAAAAGATACTTTTTCAAAAGTGGAGAATTTGTTAGTTTATGGTATTCTGATCTTGCCTCATACTCTGATTCACTTTAGTCTGGAAAAGTTTGATATAGGAAGTGTCCTTATTCTTAGTCTTGTTTTCGGCTTGCCTTTTGCTTTTTTGCTTCGGAAACAGGGGCTCTACAGCGCCATAACGGCCCATACTGTAGTCGATTTGCTTAGGTTCGTTTTTTTAGGAATTTGAAAAAATTAACTTAAAATATAAATGGTAACCCTTTGACTATTTTTGGAAATTAGCGTAAAATAGTAAGGAAAGACAAAAAAGGAGAAAAGCCTTGGAATTAGAAGTATTTGCTGGACAGGAAAAAAGTGAGCTTTCTATGATTGAAGTGGCGCGTGCCATTTTGGAAGCCCGCGGACGCGACCATGAGATGTATTTTAATGATTTGGTCAATGAAATTCAAAACTATCTGGAAAAATCAAACAGTGAGATTCGTGATGCTCTGCCTTTATTCTACACAGAACTCAATGTAGACGGCAGCTTTATTCCGCTGGGAGATAATAAATGGGGCCTGCGTTCATGGTATGCTATTGACGAAGTGGATGAAGAAATCATTGCTTTGGAAGAGACTGATGAGGACGACGCACCTAAGAAACGCAAGAAGAAACGCGTCAATGCCTTTATGGATGGCGACGAGGATGCCATTGACTACAGCGATGACGATCCAGAAGATGAGGACGGCTACGAAGCAGATCCAGCTCTCTCATACGATGAGGAAAATCCAGACGATGAGAAGAACGAAGTGGAAGCTTATGATGCTGAAATCAACGAAATTGCTCCAGATGATCTAGGTGAAGAAGTCGAACTCAACGAAGAAGATGACGACTACTCTGACGAAGACACGGAGACCGAAGAGGAAGAATAAATCAACCAAAAGAAGCAAGGGACGCAATCCTTTGTTTCTTTTAATATTCCTTGAAATATAAGTTCTGAAGGTGTAGAATACTAATAAAATTTAATAAAGAAAAGATGGAGGTATGCTGCTATGAAATTTGTCATTGATAAGAGTCTGGGTGAACTAGGCATAAAAAGTGTCGTTATCGGGATTGCCAAGAATGTCAATCCTCATGCAGAACTGTCTTCCTCATTTCTAAAAAAGAAAAAGGAAATGGAAGACTGGGCTTTAGCCTGCGACTTGGATGAGGTGCTTGAGTCGCCGGTGGTTCAAGGTTATATAGAGATACTGCAGCGCGTAGGTCGCAGTGTCAAGAAAAATCCTCCGACGGTTCCTGCTCTGATTCGCAATATCCAGCACCGAGGCTCGCTCCCTCATATTAATAGCATTATTGATATTTATAACGTTGAAGCCCTGCATTCCCTACTGGCTATTGGAGGGCATGATTTTGATAAGATTGAAGGTCAGATAGAATTCACCGTAAGCCAAAAGGAAGATGTTTTTCTGCCTATTTTGTCCAAGGAGAAGCATGTTGCCAAGACGGACTATGTCTATCGGGATGCCAAAGGCATTTTGGCTTGGCTGGATGTACGTGACAGCGAGTATTATAAGTTTGATGAGGAGACCAAGGCTGCCATTTTCATCATTCAGGGGAATGCCAATACCTCTGTCGAAATGCGTCTGGCAGCCTTGGAACGAATCCGTCACGATTTAGCAGAGTGCATGCCTGATGTAGAATTTGAAACACATGTCATTAGTATTGGTGAAAATGGATGAAAACCGACTGAAATCATTTGACAATTTTTTAGATTTGCGATATCATACTGTTCGGGCACCTCTTTTAGAGGTCAGAGCTTCCTGTGTTCAGGGAGCTATTTTTCTTTTTCAGACAAATTATGGAAAATCCTCCTCTAGATAAGTTTCCAGCAACTGCGATGCTGCTGGAACGAATTGTTTTATGAAAAGGAGCACGTATGTCAACTAAATATATTTTTGTCACCGGCGGTGTGGTTTCTTCTATCGGGAAAGGGATTGTGGCAGCTAGCTTGGGCCGGCTTTTGAAGAATCGCGGTCTCAAGGTTACGATTCAGAAATTTGATCCTTATATCAACATTGATCCTGGTACCATGAGCCCTTACCAGCATGGGGAAGTGTTTGTCACAGATGATGGAGCCGAGACGGATCTGGATCTGGGGCATTATGAGCGTTTTATTGACATTAATCTCAATAAATACTCCAATGTCACCACTGGTAAAATCTATAGCGAAGTCCTGCGCAAGGAGCGTAAAGGAGAGTATCTGGGGGCGACGGTCCAAGTCATTCCGCATATTACGGATGCTCTCAAGGACAAGATCAAGCGGGCTGCACGGACGACGGACTCGGATGTAATTATCACCGAGGTCGGAGGTACAGTGGGCGACATTGAGTCTCTTCCTTTCTTAGAAGCTCTGCGCCAGATGAAGGCGGATGTCGGAGCAGACAATGTTATGTATATCCATACGACCCTCCTGCCCTATCTCAAGGCGGCTGGCGAAATGAAGACCAAGCCGACTCAGCATTCTGTCAAAGAACTGCGAGGTCTGGGGATTCAGCCAAATATGCTGGTCATCCGTACAGAAGAGCCAGCTGGGCAAAATATCAAAAATAAGCTGGCTCAATTCTGTGATGTGGCGCCGGAGGCGGTCATTGAGTCGTTGGATGTGGAGCATCTTTACCAAATTCCTCTAAATTTGCAGGCCCAAAAGATGGACCAAATCGTCTGTGACCATCTGAAGCTGGATGTGCCGGATGCGGATATGACAGAGTGGTCAGCTATGGTAGAGAAAGTGATGAGTCTGGAAAAGCAGGTCCATATTGCTCTGGTCGGTAAGTATGTTGAGTTGCCAGATGCCTATATTTCAGTTGTCGAAGCGCTCAAGCATGCCGGCTATGCCAATGATGCGGAAGTTAAGATTAACTGGATTGATGCGAATCAGCTAACGGCCGAAAACGCGGCAGAGCTTCTTGGAAGTGCAGATGGGATTATCGTTCCGGGTGGCTTTGGTCAGAGAGGAACTGAAGGGAAGATTCAGGTAATCCGCTATGCGCGTGAGCAGGATGTGCCTATGCTGGGCATTTGCTTGGGTATGCAGCTAACCTGTGTCGAATTCGCCCGTCACGTCCTGGGATTGGCTGATGCCAACTCAGCGGAGCTCAATCCAGACACACCATATCCGATTATTGACCTCATGCGTGATCAGATTGATGTCGAAGACTTGGGTGGAACGCTGAGACTGGGGCTCTATCCTTCTAAGCTTAAGCCTGGCTCTAAGGCAGCAGCGGCTTACGACTATCAAGAAGTCGTTCAGCGCCGTCACCGTCATCGTTATGAGTTTAACAATGCTTTCCGCGAGCAGTTTGAGGCAGCTGGATTTGTATTTTCTGGAGTCTCACCGGACAATCGCTTGGTCGAAATAGTGGAAATCCCAGAAAATAAATTCTTCGTGGCCTGTCAATACCACCCAGAGCTTTCTAGCCGACCGAACCGAGCTGAAGGTCTTTATACGGCATTTGTCACAGCAGCGGTAGAAAAGAGCCAGGAGAGATAGACTTGCTTTGTCTGACCTAAGCGACTTTTCTAGAGAAATGTTATAATGAAAAACAAAAGGAGGGAAGAAGATGTTTCTAAATATTTTAGCTAGTATTCGTACTAATAATTTTCAGGATGAGCATTGTATAGAAAAAATCCAAGCTCTCTGGCAGGAACAAGAGGGAGCTGTGAAAGAAGCTTTTTCTGAGGGGGAACCGGTCTATGCTGTCTATCATGACTATGCCAGTGATTACAAAGGAGACTATAGTCTCTCTATCTGCCGTTTGACAGATGGGGAAGTCTATGATTTTGATACCTCTGAGCAGACCTATCAAGTGTTTGAAGCGGATAAGGAGGGTCCTCAAGCGGTTCTTCATGCTTGGCAAAGGATTTGGCAAGCAGAAGAAACAGGTGAGCTTCATCGGGACTACACTATTGACTTTGAAAAATACGATCCCGACCAAACAGTGGCTGTCTTTGTTGCGACTCAGCAGCACTGAGTTTTCTGTGTTCCTGCCTTAGATGCATTTTCGCTTAGATTTCCTAGATTTGCTGATTGAGTAGAAGGTTGATTTTTTGAAATAAAGTCAAAAATTTTCTTGACAAGCCTTAGCTGTCCTGTTATACTAGTAAGGTACTCAATCGCGGGGATGGCGGAATTGGCAGACGCGCAGGACTAAGGATCCTGTGACCGCTTTAGGTCGTGAGGGTTCAAGTCCCTCTCTCCGCATCAAGTAAGCTGGCTTTGGCCAGCTTTTTCTTTTTGCACTAGAGACGCTTAAAAAGGCTAATCGTCTCCCTGTAATTCTTTAAAATTTCAGGAAAAACTAGCAATTTTAGTGAAAAAGTGATAAAATAAACAATGTAAGTGGTTTAACCACAAAAAATAAGAGGAGGCCTGATAAGAATGGCAATCGTTTCAGCAGAAAAATTTGTCCAAGCAGCTCGTGACAATGGTTACGCAGTTGGTGGATTCAACACAAACAACCTTGAGTGGACTCAAGCTATCCTGCGTGCGGCAGAAGCTAAGAAAGCACCAGTGCTTATCCAAACTTCAATGGGTGCTGCTAAATACATGGGTGGTTACAAAGTTGCTCGTAACTTGATCGCTAACCTTGTAGAATCAATGGGCATCACTGTACCAGTTGCGATTCACTTGGACCATGGTCACTACGAAGATGCACTTGAGTGTATCGAAGTTGGTTACACTTCTATCATGTTTGATGGTTCACACCTTCCAGTAGAAGAAAACCTTAAATTAGCTAAAGATGTTGTTGAAAAAGCACACGCTAAAGGTATCTCAGTAGAAGCTGAAGTTGGTACTATCGGTGGTGAAGAAGACGGTATCATTGGTAAAGGTGAATTGGCTCCAATCGAAGACGCTAAAGCAATGGTTGAAACTGGAATCGACTTCTTGGCAGCAGGTATCGGTAACATCCACGGCCCTTACCCAGCAAACTGGGAAGGTCTTGACCTTGACCACTTGAAGAAATTGACAGAAGCTCTTCCAGGCTTCCCAATCGTATTGCACGGTGGTTCAGGTATTCCTGATGACCAAATCCAAGCAGCTATCAAACTTGGTGTTGCGAAAGTTAACGTTAACACTGAATGTCAAATCGCATTCGCTAATGCAACTCGTGCATTTGCTCGTGACTACGAAGCAAACGAAGCAGAATACGACAAGAAGAAACTCTTCGACCCTCGTAAATTCTTGGCTAATGGTGTAAAAGCTATCCAAGCATCAGTTGAAGAACGTATCGATGTATTCGGTTCAGAAGGTAAAGCTTAATCTAGCTGAACAATACAAAACAGAAACCTGCCCGTAAGGGTGGGTTTTTTGGTGGTTTGAGGAACTAACTAAGTTTTAATTCACTAATGATTGTACAAAAAAATAGAAATAACTATGCTTAGGGAAGGGTAGCTTTAGTTAGTGTGGAAATTATATTAAGCTCATTTGATAAATATTTTATTAGAAAGCTCAATATGTTATAATTAATTAAAAATAAGGAGAAAGGTTGTCCTATGTCAACAATTGATATTAGCGAGGAAAAGCTATATAAAGATTCCTCGGATTTACTAAATATTCTATTAAAAGATCGGACGACAAAGAAATCTATTGTCTGGGGGACACATTCTTATGAGTTGTTGGGAAAGGGCTTTGGTCCCAGCGATCGTATTACACCAAGAAAAGTGACAGGGGGCTTCGCCAGCTTAATTCAGCCCAGATCTGAAAAGTCTAAGCATGAACAAAAAGATCGAACCAAGATTAGAGCTGAAGTCTTTACACCAACTTGTTTAGTTGAAAAGCAAAATGGTTATGTTGAAGCCAATCTTGAGGCTCTATCACTTGAAGATTATATCCAGGTGCGTTGGCTAGAAATTACCTGTGGTGAAGCACCCTATATGGTTACTCGCTATGATACAGTGACTGGTGAGGAAATTCCATTATCTGAACGAGTTGGTTTTCTTGATAGAAAATTGCAGCGCATTAGTCGTGAGGTCTCAGATGAAGCCACCTTCTATGAACTCGTAAAAAAAGCTTATCGTTCTTCTTATGGTTATGAATATCAAGGAGACTCTCTCCTCTTGGCGCGTGAAAATCTTTTAGCGACCTTCGAGGACTACTATCTTGCAAAGACTGGAAATCAACCAAGATTAGAGCAGAAGAAAGAAATTGCGACTATTATCTCCTACAATGTCTTTCAAATGGATGGATTGAATAAAATCAGTCCTTACTCAGCTACACAAGAGCAATCTCAACAGCTAAGCTTGTTTTCAGATGAGCTAGAAGTAGAACAAGCAGAAGAATCTAAAACCCAAATCAAAGACTGGAAAAAGAATAAAATGATAGGTTTTGAGAGCCTATCAAGCGAGGAAAGTGAAATGAAATTTGATGTCGTGATAGGAAATCCGCCTTACCAAGAGGAGGCACAGGGAACAAGTACGAGTGATGACCCGGTATACCATTTGTTTATTGATGAAGCGAGTAAAATTTCAGATAAATCAATCTTAATTACACCAGCAAGATTTTTATTCAATGCTGGAAAAACACCTAAATCATGGAATAAAAAAATTCTTAGTAGCAAACATTATAAGGTGTGTTATTATAAACAAAATAGTTCAGAAGTTTTCGTTGGAACTGACATAAAGGGTGGTGTAGCAATTACCTATTATGATGCTCAAAAGATGCAAGGACCTATAGGTACATTTACTCATTTTAAGGAACTTAATAGTATACTAAAAAAAGTTGAGAATAATTTTGACTTTAAGTCAATAATGGAAATCATTTATACACAGTCAAAATTTGATTTGGAAAAACTCTATGAAGACTATCCTAATTATAAAAATTTAATAGGTAGTAATGGTAAAGATAAGCGATTAAGAAAACCAATTCTAGGAAGACTTGATATTTTTTCTGAACAAGAAGCAGAGGATTGTTTTAAAATTTTAGGCAGATTAAACAATGAAAGAGTTTATCGTTTTATTCCTAAAAAATATTTA
This window of the Streptococcus sanguinis genome carries:
- the tig gene encoding trigger factor, with the protein product MSVSFENKETNRGLLTFSISQEKIKPALDRVFNSVKKDIAVPGFRKGRLPRAIFNQRFGEEALYQDALNALLPEAYEAAVKEVGIEVVAQPQFDVESMEKGQDWVIKAEVVTKPEVKLGAYKDLEVTVEASKEVTDAEVDERIERERNNLAELVLKEGPAADGDTVVIDFVGSVDGVEFDGGKGDNFSLGLGSGQFIPGFEEQLVGHSAGETVDVVVTFPEDYQAEDLAGKEAKFVTTIHEVKEKEVPALDDELAKDIDEEVETLDELKEKYRKELSEAKETAYNDAVEAAAIDKAVANAEIVDLPAEMVHEEVHRAVNEFLGNMQRQGISPDMYFQITGTTQEDLHKQYEADAESRTKTNLVVEAVAKAEGFEASAEEIEAEVTSLATDYNMEVERVRQLLSEDMLKHDIAIKKAVEVITSTAKVK
- a CDS encoding ECF transporter S component translates to MRNNQVKKLVILAFITALSVVLGNFVKIPTATGFLTLLDVGIYFTAFYFGRKEAAIVGGLTGFLIDMIAGYPQWMIFSLICHGLQGFFAGFEGKKRYLGLILAAVAMVGGYALFDSIMNGVGAGLAGILGNFMQNAFGLAVGFALYKAFPESLKKTVTVK
- a CDS encoding TIGR01440 family protein, whose protein sequence is MDLAKIGAETRQIVLDVLDKAALVEGDIFVLGLSSSEVVGGHIGQSSSLEVGQIIVKTILDILEEKGIFLAVQGCEHLNRALVVERALANKKGLEIVNVLPTLHAGGSGQLAAFQYMKDPVEVEFIVAQAGLDIGDTAIGMHVKHVQIPIRPILKELGAAHVTALASRPKLIGGARAAYTEDKIRKG
- a CDS encoding class II fructose-bisphosphate aldolase, producing the protein MAIVSAEKFVQAARDNGYAVGGFNTNNLEWTQAILRAAEAKKAPVLIQTSMGAAKYMGGYKVARNLIANLVESMGITVPVAIHLDHGHYEDALECIEVGYTSIMFDGSHLPVEENLKLAKDVVEKAHAKGISVEAEVGTIGGEEDGIIGKGELAPIEDAKAMVETGIDFLAAGIGNIHGPYPANWEGLDLDHLKKLTEALPGFPIVLHGGSGIPDDQIQAAIKLGVAKVNVNTECQIAFANATRAFARDYEANEAEYDKKKLFDPRKFLANGVKAIQASVEERIDVFGSEGKA
- a CDS encoding B3/4 domain-containing protein yields the protein MKFVIDKSLGELGIKSVVIGIAKNVNPHAELSSSFLKKKKEMEDWALACDLDEVLESPVVQGYIEILQRVGRSVKKNPPTVPALIRNIQHRGSLPHINSIIDIYNVEALHSLLAIGGHDFDKIEGQIEFTVSQKEDVFLPILSKEKHVAKTDYVYRDAKGILAWLDVRDSEYYKFDEETKAAIFIIQGNANTSVEMRLAALERIRHDLAECMPDVEFETHVISIGENG
- a CDS encoding CPBP family glutamic-type intramembrane protease → MKSSKKSYLKLSLLLLFFIFYWLIVNLLFHNAAFFWLLLLAGMALAVIAKSYYKLSKRDWITAIILGFLAVFSNPIFAALTVLTYLASSLLLKEKEKFRTLLRLNSPKQAALALILGLLVGFVLGFFNLALAQEPISLPGSFPIQAVLDALRAGVFEEVSFRLFFFAIIIYLTKKDTFSKVENLLVYGILILPHTLIHFSLEKFDIGSVLILSLVFGLPFAFLLRKQGLYSAITAHTVVDLLRFVFLGI
- the truA gene encoding tRNA pseudouridine(38-40) synthase TruA encodes the protein MTRYKAIISYDGYDFAGFQRQPHARSVQEEIEKTLTRINKGQPVVIHGAGRTDSGVHALGQVLHFDLPEERDEEKLRFALDTQTPEDIDFISVEQVSNDFHSRYNKHSKTYEFLVDIGRPKNPMMRHYATHYPYPLELRLIEEAIAQLEGTHDFTGFTASGTSVEDKVRTITEAKVRYDAERNFLVFTFSGNGFLYKQIRNMVGTLLKIGNKRMPVEQIQRILAEKDRHLAGPTAGPNGLYLKEIRYEE
- a CDS encoding bifunctional hydroxymethylpyrimidine kinase/phosphomethylpyrimidine kinase: MKNKLILALSGNDIFSGGGLHADLATYTVNGLHGFVAVTCLTAMTDKGFEVIPVEEEVFTQQLASLKAVPFSAIKIGLLPNLEIAEQALAFVKQHADIPVVLDPVLVCKENHDLEVSALREEIIKFFPYVSIITPNLAEAQLLTQKEIKTLEDMQAAAKELYDLGAKHVVVKSGNRLSKERAVDVYYDGRDFEVMESPVLASNNTGAGCTFASSIASQLLLGKSPLAAVQLSKDFVYRAIQRSDQYGVVQYEK
- a CDS encoding GyrI-like domain-containing protein encodes the protein MFLNILASIRTNNFQDEHCIEKIQALWQEQEGAVKEAFSEGEPVYAVYHDYASDYKGDYSLSICRLTDGEVYDFDTSEQTYQVFEADKEGPQAVLHAWQRIWQAEETGELHRDYTIDFEKYDPDQTVAVFVATQQH
- the rpoE gene encoding DNA-directed RNA polymerase subunit delta, which produces MELEVFAGQEKSELSMIEVARAILEARGRDHEMYFNDLVNEIQNYLEKSNSEIRDALPLFYTELNVDGSFIPLGDNKWGLRSWYAIDEVDEEIIALEETDEDDAPKKRKKKRVNAFMDGDEDAIDYSDDDPEDEDGYEADPALSYDEENPDDEKNEVEAYDAEINEIAPDDLGEEVELNEEDDDYSDEDTETEEEE
- a CDS encoding CTP synthase — its product is MSTKYIFVTGGVVSSIGKGIVAASLGRLLKNRGLKVTIQKFDPYINIDPGTMSPYQHGEVFVTDDGAETDLDLGHYERFIDINLNKYSNVTTGKIYSEVLRKERKGEYLGATVQVIPHITDALKDKIKRAARTTDSDVIITEVGGTVGDIESLPFLEALRQMKADVGADNVMYIHTTLLPYLKAAGEMKTKPTQHSVKELRGLGIQPNMLVIRTEEPAGQNIKNKLAQFCDVAPEAVIESLDVEHLYQIPLNLQAQKMDQIVCDHLKLDVPDADMTEWSAMVEKVMSLEKQVHIALVGKYVELPDAYISVVEALKHAGYANDAEVKINWIDANQLTAENAAELLGSADGIIVPGGFGQRGTEGKIQVIRYAREQDVPMLGICLGMQLTCVEFARHVLGLADANSAELNPDTPYPIIDLMRDQIDVEDLGGTLRLGLYPSKLKPGSKAAAAYDYQEVVQRRHRHRYEFNNAFREQFEAAGFVFSGVSPDNRLVEIVEIPENKFFVACQYHPELSSRPNRAEGLYTAFVTAAVEKSQER